A genomic window from Tolypothrix sp. PCC 7910 includes:
- a CDS encoding polysaccharide deacetylase family protein, translating into MQFAPLFPIIYRLLQPTFPKCLWNGDRHRKAIALTFDDGPHPQYTPEVLAVLDRYQIPASFFWLGACVNRSPQIAKAVCDRGHWIGLHGYDHRSFPMLSPTAMRESLAKTQAAIYSACNLPPEQVRDVRPPNGFFTPQTLKLFFEWNYRPVMWSVVPEDWVRPGVNTVVQRVLQQVQNGSLIVLHDGYDGGQDVAATIQILIPQLLQQGYQFVTVDTMWQQANP; encoded by the coding sequence ATGCAATTTGCTCCCTTGTTTCCGATTATCTATCGCCTTCTGCAACCGACATTTCCTAAATGTCTGTGGAATGGCGATCGCCACCGCAAAGCGATCGCACTCACGTTTGATGACGGGCCTCATCCCCAATACACACCCGAAGTATTGGCAGTTTTAGACCGTTATCAGATTCCAGCGAGTTTTTTTTGGTTAGGTGCTTGTGTCAATCGTTCACCACAGATAGCTAAAGCAGTATGCGATCGCGGACATTGGATTGGATTGCATGGGTACGATCATCGTTCTTTCCCCATGCTATCCCCAACGGCGATGAGAGAAAGTTTGGCAAAAACCCAAGCTGCAATTTATAGTGCGTGCAATCTTCCACCGGAACAAGTCAGGGATGTCCGGCCTCCCAACGGTTTTTTTACACCGCAAACTTTAAAATTATTTTTTGAGTGGAATTATCGCCCAGTCATGTGGAGTGTTGTCCCAGAAGACTGGGTACGACCTGGCGTTAATACCGTAGTGCAACGGGTTCTTCAGCAAGTACAAAACGGCTCGCTGATTGTCTTGCATGATGGTTATGATGGCGGTCAAGATGTTGCTGCTACAATCCAAATTTTGATTCCCCAATTATTACAGCAAGGCTATCAATTTGTGACTGTGGATACTATGTGGCAGCAAGCCAATCCCTAA
- the patX gene encoding heterocyst-inhibiting protein PatX: MRAVVSLLASSLVAVSFAINCQATINQFSRLLPSSSGSEHLLSARPKPKPNQPEKPVPHRGSGRRELIESYKNVHPAV, encoded by the coding sequence ATGCGTGCTGTAGTTTCACTTTTAGCCTCTAGTTTGGTAGCTGTTTCCTTTGCTATCAACTGTCAAGCTACGATCAATCAATTCTCACGTTTGTTACCATCCTCATCTGGTTCAGAACACTTGCTCTCAGCCAGACCCAAGCCCAAGCCTAACCAGCCAGAAAAACCTGTACCGCATCGTGGTAGTGGGCGTAGAGAACTGATCGAATCCTACAAAAATGTTCATCCTGCCGTTTGA
- a CDS encoding FAD-dependent oxidoreductase — protein sequence MMNQTYQADVLVVGGGVGGTAAAIQAARRGAKTILVSEFAWLGGMLTSAGVSVPDGNELEAFQTGLWGEFLRELQHRQLEGLDHSWVSFFSFDPRVGAQIFADWVHELANLHWIVGEVPLEVFREGSCVTGVRFSDFIVKAKITLDGTELGDLLALAEIPFRWGWEWRSQWGEPSAPESPNPLTEKYPVQAPTGVVLMQDFGTDIAPEIPPAPNYDPSKFAGAWDGYGAEQFLNYGRLPGGLLMLNWPICGNDYGEGLGRLLGSKASRDEYIQESRWHSQNFAHYIQNQVGRRYGLATQVFPHSPTAFALHPYYRESRRLVGMTTITEQNILPVSGGQVASLNIDAIAIANYPNDHHYPGFNFPLQPKSIRWGGRWTGTPFTIPYSSLIPATIDGFLVCEKNISVSHIANGATRLQPVVMGIGQAAGMAAAMCVELNCQPRDLPARALQMALLEDKRSPAAIIPLFNSTLAHPQWIRSQINYLNNPASYPLDGNCPGLISSTCNYESVNPVLSRLSNCFTGVFHRLHQQDYRFSIMTPTTHQKQIWQLVTLRSHIDEQLKACLDGQLVTVDSRLNSAGNWLLVEHLVIESS from the coding sequence ATGATGAATCAGACATATCAAGCTGATGTTTTAGTGGTGGGTGGTGGAGTAGGCGGTACAGCGGCGGCGATTCAGGCGGCGCGACGTGGGGCGAAAACTATCCTGGTGAGTGAGTTTGCTTGGTTAGGGGGAATGTTAACCTCTGCTGGCGTATCTGTCCCTGATGGAAATGAGTTAGAAGCTTTTCAGACGGGGTTGTGGGGTGAGTTTTTACGAGAATTACAGCACCGTCAGCTAGAAGGTTTAGATCACAGCTGGGTAAGCTTTTTTAGTTTCGATCCGCGAGTTGGGGCGCAAATTTTTGCAGATTGGGTGCACGAGTTAGCAAATCTGCATTGGATTGTAGGGGAAGTTCCCTTAGAGGTTTTTCGCGAAGGAAGTTGTGTAACTGGGGTTCGGTTTAGTGATTTTATTGTGAAAGCTAAAATTACCCTCGATGGGACAGAGTTAGGCGATTTATTGGCTTTGGCGGAAATACCTTTTCGTTGGGGTTGGGAATGGCGATCGCAATGGGGAGAACCTAGCGCCCCAGAATCTCCTAATCCTCTCACGGAAAAATACCCTGTACAAGCGCCAACTGGGGTTGTGCTAATGCAAGATTTTGGTACAGATATCGCCCCAGAAATTCCCCCAGCGCCGAATTACGATCCATCGAAATTTGCAGGTGCTTGGGATGGTTATGGTGCGGAACAATTTTTGAATTATGGACGCTTACCTGGGGGTCTATTGATGCTCAATTGGCCTATATGCGGTAATGACTATGGTGAAGGTTTAGGACGGCTTCTAGGTTCAAAAGCCAGTAGAGATGAGTATATTCAAGAATCTCGCTGGCATAGCCAAAATTTTGCCCATTACATCCAAAATCAGGTTGGTAGGCGCTACGGTTTAGCAACACAGGTATTTCCTCATTCACCCACAGCTTTTGCACTGCATCCTTATTACCGGGAAAGTCGGCGCTTGGTGGGAATGACAACAATTACCGAACAGAATATCTTACCTGTGTCTGGGGGTCAGGTAGCATCATTAAATATAGATGCAATCGCGATCGCTAACTATCCTAACGACCACCATTACCCAGGCTTTAACTTTCCCCTGCAACCTAAATCGATTCGTTGGGGCGGACGCTGGACAGGGACACCCTTCACAATTCCCTACAGTAGCCTGATTCCTGCAACTATAGACGGCTTTTTAGTTTGCGAAAAGAATATTTCCGTTTCCCATATTGCTAATGGTGCAACTCGATTGCAACCTGTGGTGATGGGTATTGGTCAAGCTGCGGGAATGGCTGCGGCTATGTGCGTTGAATTGAACTGTCAACCGCGGGATTTACCAGCGAGGGCGCTACAAATGGCTTTATTAGAAGACAAGCGATCGCCTGCGGCAATTATTCCATTGTTCAATTCAACACTTGCTCATCCTCAGTGGATACGGTCGCAAATAAATTATCTCAACAATCCTGCCAGCTATCCGCTTGATGGTAACTGTCCTGGCTTAATATCATCTACGTGTAATTACGAATCTGTAAATCCAGTATTATCACGGTTGAGTAATTGCTTTACAGGTGTATTTCATCGCTTACATCAGCAAGATTACAGATTCAGCATTATGACACCAACAACGCATCAAAAGCAGATTTGGCAGCTTGTAACCTTGCGATCGCACATTGATGAACAACTAAAAGCTTGTCTAGATGGGCAATTGGTAACCGTTGACAGTCGCTTGAACTCGGCTGGTAATTGGTTGCTAGTAGAACATCTTGTGATTGAATCAAGTTGA
- a CDS encoding GNAT family N-acetyltransferase, with amino-acid sequence MKILLADTDHLESLSILFDQYRVFYGQVSDIKAAKEFLKERFQHHDSVVFVAQDKGEIIGFTQLYPSFSSVSMKRVWILNDLYVKESHRRQKVATLLINAAQDYAKQSGAVRIVLATHISNTTAQKLYESQGYIKDVEFDYYALRLQ; translated from the coding sequence ATGAAAATTCTTTTAGCTGATACAGATCATCTCGAAAGCCTATCGATATTGTTTGATCAATACCGTGTTTTTTATGGGCAGGTATCAGACATTAAAGCTGCAAAAGAATTTCTGAAAGAGCGTTTCCAGCATCATGATTCAGTAGTATTTGTAGCTCAGGATAAGGGGGAAATCATAGGTTTTACTCAACTTTATCCCAGCTTTTCTTCAGTTTCGATGAAGCGAGTCTGGATATTAAACGATTTGTATGTCAAAGAATCACATCGCCGTCAGAAAGTAGCAACATTATTGATCAATGCTGCACAAGATTATGCAAAACAAAGTGGTGCAGTTCGGATAGTTTTAGCTACTCATATTTCTAATACAACTGCTCAAAAGCTCTATGAATCACAAGGATATATAAAAGATGTAGAATTTGACTATTACGCTTTACGATTGCAGTAG
- a CDS encoding zinc-dependent dehydrogenase — translation MKAQVFRGVNQLSYEEIPVPTLEPDEVLVQVRVVGLCQSDIKKIRYPLYEPPRIFGHETAGTIASVGSEVKGWQVGQRVAVMHHIPCMRCAYCLNENYSMCDVYKNISTTAGFNASGGGFAEYVKVPGHIVQNGGLIPIPDDISFEEASFVEPTNCCLKAVKKAQIAPGQTVLITGAGPIGLMFVMLVKYFGARAIATDLLPSRIEKALNLGAEAAFEPRDPDLPAKIHAITGGMGVDVTLLAVPSEKAFFQALDCTRKGGKILFFAEFPDEVQIPINPNLLYRREIDLMGSYSSSYRLQNLSADIVFNRRINVQALISDRYPLQNLSAAVDQAIAPTPETYKILIYP, via the coding sequence GTGAAAGCACAGGTATTTAGAGGCGTAAATCAACTTTCCTACGAAGAAATCCCAGTACCGACTCTGGAACCGGATGAAGTGCTGGTTCAGGTTCGGGTGGTAGGGTTGTGTCAATCAGATATTAAAAAAATTCGTTATCCCCTGTACGAACCCCCGCGGATTTTTGGACATGAAACGGCGGGAACGATCGCATCTGTGGGTTCAGAAGTTAAAGGTTGGCAAGTGGGACAAAGGGTGGCGGTAATGCACCATATTCCCTGTATGCGTTGCGCCTACTGCCTTAATGAAAATTATTCCATGTGTGATGTCTATAAAAACATCTCCACCACAGCCGGATTTAACGCCAGTGGCGGCGGTTTTGCGGAATATGTCAAAGTACCAGGACATATCGTCCAAAATGGCGGCTTAATTCCCATTCCCGATGATATTAGTTTTGAAGAAGCGAGTTTTGTTGAACCGACTAACTGCTGCTTAAAAGCCGTCAAAAAAGCGCAAATTGCACCCGGACAAACCGTACTGATTACTGGTGCAGGGCCGATTGGCTTAATGTTTGTCATGTTAGTTAAGTATTTCGGTGCGAGAGCGATCGCTACCGATTTACTACCCTCTAGAATTGAAAAAGCTTTAAATCTCGGTGCGGAAGCTGCTTTTGAGCCTCGCGATCCCGATTTACCAGCGAAAATCCATGCAATTACTGGTGGAATGGGTGTTGATGTCACCTTATTAGCCGTTCCCAGCGAGAAAGCATTCTTTCAAGCTTTGGATTGCACTCGTAAAGGCGGCAAAATTCTCTTTTTCGCAGAGTTCCCCGACGAAGTACAAATTCCCATCAACCCCAATCTGCTATATCGCCGAGAAATTGACCTAATGGGTAGTTATAGCTCATCCTATCGCCTACAAAATCTCTCAGCAGATATAGTATTTAATCGACGCATTAATGTACAAGCATTAATTAGCGATCGCTATCCCCTACAAAATTTATCAGCCGCCGTCGATCAAGCGATCGCCCCCACACCAGAAACCTATAAAATCTTGATTTATCCGTAA
- a CDS encoding inorganic phosphate transporter, whose product MPITLAIVALLAFYVAFNLGANDVANAMGTSVGSKAVTLKQALIIAGVLEFAGAVLFGHEVTETLATKVANPALFAAIPQILVIGMVTVLLASGVWLQIATSRGLPVSSSHAVVGAIAGFSWVALGVGAIDWSSIGSITVGWILTPIISGAIAALFYSQIKRWILDQPNQLVQLNEWLPWLSALLIGTFGVIVLPSLTQPLSNFLINQVGLNLPAYDIPIFTGSVAAVGLTFYSWNQLDKNTIQNPSCAESAPLVRPKIQNAVERLFGRFQVLSACFVAFAHGSNDVGNAIAPLAAIVYINQTGSVPINGITIPLWILILGGIGIVGGLAIWGKKVIATIGENIISLQPSSGFCAELATATTILLASRLGLPVSTSHALVGGVVGIGLVQNIKSIQFQTLKGIAAAWLITVPASAVLSAAIFSIVRMIFL is encoded by the coding sequence ATGCCCATCACCCTCGCAATCGTCGCCTTACTCGCTTTCTACGTCGCCTTTAATCTTGGTGCTAATGATGTTGCTAATGCAATGGGAACGTCTGTCGGTTCCAAAGCTGTCACCTTGAAACAGGCGTTAATTATTGCTGGGGTATTAGAGTTTGCAGGTGCGGTATTGTTTGGGCATGAGGTAACAGAAACGCTAGCAACAAAAGTTGCTAACCCCGCCTTATTTGCGGCTATACCCCAAATTTTGGTTATAGGAATGGTGACGGTATTGCTAGCCTCTGGGGTATGGCTGCAAATTGCCACATCACGGGGTTTACCTGTATCCTCATCTCATGCAGTAGTCGGTGCGATCGCAGGTTTTAGTTGGGTAGCTTTGGGAGTGGGTGCAATTGATTGGTCATCCATTGGCTCAATTACCGTTGGCTGGATTTTAACGCCGATAATTAGTGGTGCGATCGCGGCTTTATTTTACAGTCAAATCAAGCGCTGGATTTTAGACCAACCAAATCAACTGGTGCAGTTAAATGAGTGGCTTCCTTGGTTGAGTGCGCTACTCATAGGAACATTTGGCGTGATTGTCCTCCCATCGCTGACTCAACCTTTAAGCAATTTTTTAATTAACCAAGTTGGCTTAAATCTCCCCGCTTACGATATTCCCATCTTCACTGGTTCAGTAGCCGCAGTTGGGCTTACCTTCTACAGCTGGAACCAATTAGATAAAAATACAATCCAAAATCCAAGTTGCGCTGAAAGCGCACCTCTGGTGCGACCCAAAATCCAAAATGCAGTTGAGCGCTTATTCGGTCGCTTCCAAGTACTCAGCGCTTGCTTTGTTGCCTTTGCTCATGGTTCTAATGATGTAGGGAATGCGATCGCTCCTTTAGCTGCGATCGTTTACATTAATCAGACTGGTAGCGTACCGATAAATGGTATTACCATCCCCTTATGGATTTTAATCCTTGGTGGTATCGGCATTGTGGGGGGTTTAGCCATCTGGGGTAAAAAAGTAATTGCCACCATTGGCGAAAATATTATTTCTTTGCAACCTAGTAGCGGCTTCTGTGCGGAACTCGCAACCGCCACAACTATATTACTCGCCTCTCGTTTAGGGTTACCTGTATCTACCTCTCACGCTCTTGTTGGTGGTGTGGTTGGCATTGGACTAGTGCAAAATATCAAGTCGATTCAATTCCAAACCCTCAAAGGTATTGCGGCTGCATGGCTCATCACAGTTCCCGCTAGTGCAGTTCTTAGTGCAGCTATCTTTAGCATTGTCCGAATGATTTTTCTGTGA
- a CDS encoding EamA family transporter, with the protein MGRFEKQPDNPRARGDLSRAAENALWAVVEDLENLQQHVLRSLQEEVKRLQAEKNRLGDDIQRLLEEKEQLQQVRQITEQQVLIRQLAEALAKHISSQLQSSLTTLANEAIESNSSQRERAALGPGQTQNNEKVEQMLGSLDDTITITFNSLQQELKNYQSNISQQLSRMQNQQQQGEYIIAELINRLQGLEKTIAQTPLTTVQVSPPTVLQPAEEPAATVSLPTILQPNEEPVAKLSPPTVLQPAEEQQKSSWAISPQSAAINSQAVEPLNAIPVEFSQNTTKSQPEFEAPEEATFLPESESSTEPMSFRSSYFSESETTAEPTVPSPEATPPPTTSSADEEEISVFFNSLSESETKPEPTLPSLEETPAPLTSNSDEPISVLSNNLSSSENQPAPGLRSRKQGIKPPSLNLPNSSKLSTIQIGFLLIVLSAVVSSLYNVAIKVIFQDAAILGVVQVERLMLPTLGNTLLILMLRLLVVVPLMLLLAPIMHPPVWQDLQNLFTSVKGNANPDNLKTRKVLQLSIASGCFLFLSQVLIYVAIGQVTTGMAIALFFIYPLISGLLSWLLFRDRPSVFRYGAMGALFCGELLVLGGATSPSLGNVPLGSTTAIMSGVAFAFYVVLTRICANKVHPVSFTLINFATMLLLSFIGFMVPLPEDLSSAFNPAKLLEIILSAFILGVLTLFGYVVNNVGIRQLGAIRSAIIGASVPFLTVIFAGLLIQENLEVVQILGVLLVTFGAAAFSIEKMRNQPKSSNSAN; encoded by the coding sequence ATGGGGCGATTTGAAAAGCAACCAGACAACCCGCGAGCCAGAGGAGATTTATCCAGAGCAGCAGAAAATGCCCTGTGGGCTGTTGTTGAGGACTTAGAAAATCTTCAACAACATGTGCTGCGCTCATTACAGGAAGAGGTAAAGCGGCTTCAGGCGGAAAAAAACCGTTTAGGAGACGACATTCAACGGCTGCTGGAAGAAAAAGAACAGTTACAACAGGTGCGTCAAATCACCGAGCAGCAGGTGTTAATCCGGCAGTTAGCAGAAGCTTTGGCGAAACACATCTCTTCCCAACTGCAATCCTCACTGACTACTTTAGCTAACGAAGCAATAGAAAGTAATTCTTCCCAAAGAGAAAGAGCTGCACTAGGGCCAGGCCAGACGCAGAACAACGAAAAAGTAGAGCAAATGCTTGGCTCTTTGGATGATACTATTACCATTACCTTTAACTCACTGCAACAAGAGCTAAAGAATTATCAAAGCAATATTTCCCAGCAGTTGTCTCGGATGCAAAATCAACAACAGCAAGGGGAATACATCATAGCGGAGTTAATCAACCGATTGCAAGGTCTAGAAAAAACAATTGCACAAACTCCCCTAACAACAGTACAAGTATCACCGCCCACTGTGTTGCAACCTGCCGAAGAACCAGCAGCCACAGTATCATTACCCACAATCTTGCAACCTAATGAAGAACCAGTAGCGAAACTATCACCCCCTACTGTGTTGCAACCGGCTGAAGAACAACAAAAAAGCTCTTGGGCAATTTCTCCACAGTCAGCAGCAATAAATAGCCAAGCTGTCGAGCCACTTAATGCCATCCCTGTAGAATTTTCCCAAAACACAACTAAATCACAACCGGAATTCGAGGCTCCAGAAGAAGCTACATTTTTGCCAGAAAGTGAAAGTTCGACGGAACCAATGTCTTTCCGTTCTAGTTACTTTTCTGAAAGCGAAACGACAGCAGAACCGACTGTTCCATCACCGGAAGCCACCCCCCCACCAACAACGAGTAGCGCTGATGAGGAGGAAATTTCTGTTTTCTTTAATAGCTTATCGGAGAGTGAAACTAAACCGGAGCCGACTCTACCATCACTAGAAGAAACACCCGCGCCATTGACGAGCAACTCGGATGAGCCAATCTCTGTACTCTCTAATAACTTATCATCAAGCGAAAATCAGCCAGCACCTGGTTTGCGATCGCGCAAGCAGGGAATCAAACCGCCATCACTGAATTTGCCTAACTCCTCTAAGTTATCGACTATTCAAATAGGTTTCTTGCTGATTGTGTTGTCAGCAGTGGTGTCATCACTTTATAACGTTGCCATCAAGGTGATTTTCCAAGATGCAGCGATTTTGGGAGTAGTGCAAGTAGAGCGTTTAATGTTACCAACTTTGGGTAATACACTCTTAATTTTAATGCTGCGGTTGCTGGTTGTTGTACCACTGATGTTACTCCTAGCGCCGATTATGCATCCACCAGTCTGGCAAGACTTGCAAAATTTATTTACCTCAGTTAAGGGAAATGCCAATCCCGACAATCTCAAGACAAGGAAGGTTTTGCAGTTATCAATTGCTAGCGGATGCTTTTTGTTTTTATCTCAAGTGCTGATCTATGTTGCTATCGGTCAAGTTACCACAGGTATGGCGATCGCACTTTTCTTTATCTATCCTCTAATTAGCGGTCTTTTGTCTTGGTTATTATTCCGCGATCGCCCTAGCGTATTTCGTTATGGTGCTATGGGTGCGTTGTTCTGCGGAGAATTATTAGTTTTAGGCGGTGCTACTAGTCCGAGTCTAGGTAATGTTCCCCTGGGAAGTACTACTGCAATTATGTCGGGAGTAGCTTTTGCTTTCTACGTTGTCTTGACACGAATATGTGCTAATAAAGTACATCCAGTGTCTTTTACCTTAATTAACTTCGCTACCATGTTGCTGTTAAGCTTCATCGGTTTCATGGTGCCATTGCCCGAAGATTTGAGTTCAGCATTTAACCCTGCAAAGTTATTAGAAATCATTTTAAGTGCATTTATTTTAGGTGTCCTGACTCTATTTGGTTATGTGGTTAATAATGTTGGTATTCGTCAACTTGGTGCAATCCGTTCCGCAATTATAGGAGCTAGTGTCCCATTTCTCACTGTGATTTTTGCTGGTTTGTTAATTCAAGAAAACTTAGAGGTAGTACAAATTTTAGGAGTGCTATTAGTTACCTTTGGAGCAGCCGCCTTTAGTATTGAAAAAATGCGTAATCAGCCAAAATCTTCAAATTCTGCAAATTAA
- the hetR gene encoding heterocyst differentiation master regulator HetR, with protein sequence MSNDIDLIKRLGPSAMDQIMLYLAFSAMRTSGHRHGAFLDAAATAAKCAIYMTYLEQGQNLRMTGHLHHLEPKRVKIIVEEVRQALTEGKLLKMLGSQEPRYLIQLPYVWMEKFPWRPGKSRIPGTSLTTEEKKQIEHKLPSNLPDAQLITSFEFLELIEFLHKRSQEEMPPEHQMPLSEALAEHIKRRLLYSGTVTRIDSPWGMPFYALTRPFYAPADDQERTYIMVEDTARYFRLMKDWAEKRQNTMRALEELDIPPERLEQALEELDEVIRAWADRYHQEGGIPMILQMVFGKKED encoded by the coding sequence ATGAGTAACGACATAGATCTGATCAAACGTCTCGGCCCCAGTGCGATGGATCAGATCATGCTTTATCTGGCTTTTAGTGCCATGCGGACTAGTGGGCACAGGCATGGGGCATTTTTAGATGCAGCGGCTACTGCCGCCAAATGTGCAATTTACATGACCTATCTAGAGCAAGGGCAAAACCTGCGAATGACTGGTCATTTACACCACTTAGAACCGAAACGGGTCAAAATCATTGTTGAGGAAGTCAGACAAGCCCTGACTGAAGGTAAATTGCTGAAAATGCTGGGTTCTCAAGAGCCTCGCTATTTGATTCAATTGCCTTATGTCTGGATGGAAAAATTTCCTTGGCGGCCTGGGAAATCACGCATTCCCGGCACCAGTCTGACAACAGAGGAAAAGAAACAAATCGAGCATAAATTACCAAGTAATCTGCCCGATGCTCAGTTAATTACCTCTTTTGAGTTTCTGGAATTAATTGAATTTTTACACAAGCGATCGCAGGAGGAAATGCCCCCCGAACACCAAATGCCTTTGAGTGAAGCTTTAGCGGAGCATATCAAGCGCCGCCTGCTGTACTCTGGTACGGTGACACGCATTGACTCACCTTGGGGAATGCCGTTCTACGCACTCACCCGTCCTTTCTATGCGCCTGCTGACGACCAAGAGCGCACCTATATCATGGTCGAAGATACAGCCCGATATTTCCGTTTAATGAAAGATTGGGCAGAAAAGCGACAAAATACCATGCGTGCCTTGGAAGAGCTGGATATACCACCAGAACGCTTAGAACAGGCTCTAGAAGAGTTGGATGAAGTGATCCGTGCTTGGGCAGATAGATATCACCAAGAAGGCGGCATTCCCATGATTTTACAAATGGTGTTTGGGAAAAAAGAAGACTGA